One segment of Phragmites australis chromosome 13, lpPhrAust1.1, whole genome shotgun sequence DNA contains the following:
- the LOC133888511 gene encoding OVARIAN TUMOR DOMAIN-containing deubiquitinating enzyme 12-like, whose translation MTHMFPNEGASSSSTSMSNQRSETNDDRMIAMVLTEEYAKLDGAMAKRLTNLTSIPHVPRINTYFPTYSDATMDHYRLLDRLNAYGLYEVRVSGDGNCQFRALSDQLYQSPEYHKNVRKEIVKQLKECNSLYEGYVPMKYKHYCKKMKKSGEWGDHVTLQAAADKFAAKICLLTSFRDTCFVEIIPQYQAPQREIWLSFWSEVHYNSLYDARDLPNKYKPRKKHWLF comes from the exons ATGACACACATGTTTCCAAATGAAGGTGCCTCATCCAGCTCAACCTCTATGAGCAACCAGAGGAGTGAGACCAATGATGATAGGATGATTGCAATGGTTCTCACAGAAGAATATGCCAAGTTAGATGGTGCTATGGCCAAGCGTCTTACAAATTTAACTTCGATTCCT CATGTTCCCCGGATTAACACATACTTCCCGACATATAGTGATGCCACTATGGACCATTATCGCCTTCTTGATAG GCTGAATGCATATGGCTTGTACGAGGTGAGGGTATCTGGTGATGGAAATTGTCAG TTTCGTGCACTCTCAGACCAGCTATACCAATCACCTGAGTATCACAAGAATGTTCGAAAGGAGATTGTAAAGCAG CTCAAGGAATGTAACTCCTTGTACGAAGGTTACGTTCCAATGAAATATAAACATTATTGCAAGAAAATGAAGAA GTCTGGTGAATGGGGTGACCATGTCACGCTGCAAGCAGCTGCTGACAAG TTTGCTGCGAAAATCTGCCTTCTAACATCATTCAGAGATACCTGTTTTGTTGAAATTATTCCTCAATATCAAGCTCCACAGAGAG AGATTTGGCTAAGTTTCTGGTCAGAAGTTCACTATAACTCACTGTATGATGCTCGAG ATCTCCCTAACAAATACAAGCCTAGGAAGAAGCATTGGTTGTTTTAA